In one Novosphingopyxis iocasae genomic region, the following are encoded:
- a CDS encoding TonB-dependent receptor, producing the protein MKFAYFLLAGTVLTSPLAAAEKAPDVPAAAPDAAAPAPVPAPQAGTTAQTQDAYHDEPSTEIIVTAPFQRNRLDVLSGTSVLTGTELTRELRPTIGDTLAKQPGVSATSFGPNASRPVLRGFQGDRVRILTDGIGSFDVSNTSVDHAVVINPLTADRIEVLRGPSALLYGSSAIGGVVNVIDSRIPRRVPESPLHAEGLATYGSAADERAVSGAVDVPFGGKFVAHADASYTKTGDLETGGYILAPALRAEAAASADPEIRALADLEGKLPNSAAETSDLAAGLAFIDEGGSIGFSVNQYDSLYGVPIRYALQPGEDAEAVRLDVKQTRADLRAEVDTGGGFLRQIKLRAGFADYEHSEIEDTGEVGTTFYNQGIEARLELVQARRGNWEGAIGGQMLIRDFNVVGEEKFLPRNRTQQYGIFTLQSFDLGPLRAEAGGRYEHSILNAFPDTDLGNPFIERRFDAFSGSLGASYGLSDAWRLGLSGTYTERAPAAEELFPNGPHAGTQAFEIGNPNFDKERSKGLEASLRGKGDGYNLSVSGFYNWFDNFIYDQQTGELEDGLPVYQFMQAEARYYGFEVDASARLAQFGDYAINVDGIADYVHATIVDVGPAPRIPPLRLLGGIEAQSDRLTGRIEAEYNAKQTRVAPIETPTDDFTLVNASLAFRPFDSNRTQLIVSANNIFDVTARRAASFLKDYAPLAGRDFRVSLRLSL; encoded by the coding sequence ATGAAATTCGCTTATTTCCTGCTTGCAGGAACCGTCCTCACGTCTCCGCTTGCCGCCGCCGAAAAGGCGCCCGACGTTCCCGCCGCAGCCCCGGACGCCGCCGCGCCGGCTCCTGTCCCTGCCCCGCAGGCCGGTACGACCGCGCAGACGCAAGACGCTTATCATGACGAACCGTCGACCGAGATCATCGTCACCGCGCCGTTCCAGCGTAACCGACTCGACGTGCTTTCGGGCACCTCGGTCCTTACCGGCACCGAGCTGACGCGCGAGTTGCGCCCGACTATTGGTGATACGCTGGCAAAGCAGCCGGGCGTTTCGGCCACCTCCTTCGGCCCCAACGCCTCGCGTCCGGTATTGCGCGGCTTCCAGGGAGACCGCGTGCGTATCCTGACCGACGGCATCGGCAGCTTCGACGTATCGAACACCAGCGTGGATCATGCCGTCGTTATTAACCCGCTAACCGCGGACCGGATCGAGGTGCTGCGCGGTCCGTCGGCCCTGCTCTATGGTTCCTCCGCCATCGGCGGCGTCGTTAACGTTATCGATTCGCGCATCCCGCGCCGCGTACCGGAATCGCCGCTGCACGCGGAGGGCCTTGCCACCTATGGCAGCGCGGCGGACGAGCGCGCCGTTTCCGGTGCGGTCGACGTGCCCTTCGGCGGCAAATTCGTGGCCCATGCCGATGCGAGCTACACCAAAACGGGCGATCTGGAGACCGGCGGCTATATTCTGGCCCCCGCCTTGCGCGCCGAGGCTGCGGCTAGCGCCGACCCCGAAATCCGCGCACTGGCGGACCTCGAAGGCAAGTTGCCCAACAGCGCGGCGGAAACGTCCGATCTGGCTGCCGGCCTTGCCTTTATCGACGAAGGCGGTTCGATCGGCTTCTCGGTCAACCAGTATGACAGCCTCTACGGCGTTCCGATCCGTTATGCTTTGCAGCCCGGCGAAGATGCCGAAGCCGTGCGTCTGGACGTCAAGCAGACCCGCGCGGACCTGCGCGCCGAAGTCGATACCGGCGGTGGTTTCCTGCGGCAGATCAAGCTGCGTGCGGGCTTCGCCGATTACGAGCATAGCGAGATCGAGGATACCGGCGAAGTCGGCACCACCTTCTACAATCAGGGCATCGAGGCGCGTCTGGAGCTTGTCCAGGCCCGTCGCGGCAACTGGGAAGGTGCCATCGGCGGCCAGATGCTGATCCGCGACTTCAACGTGGTGGGCGAAGAGAAATTCCTGCCGCGCAACCGCACCCAGCAATATGGCATCTTCACGCTGCAAAGCTTCGATCTCGGCCCGCTACGCGCCGAAGCGGGTGGGCGCTATGAACATAGCATCCTCAACGCTTTCCCCGACACGGACCTCGGCAATCCCTTCATCGAGCGGCGATTTGACGCATTCTCCGGATCACTCGGTGCGAGCTACGGCCTTTCCGATGCATGGCGCCTGGGCCTAAGCGGCACTTATACGGAACGCGCACCGGCTGCCGAGGAGCTATTCCCCAACGGGCCGCACGCCGGCACGCAGGCCTTCGAAATCGGCAACCCGAATTTCGACAAGGAACGCAGCAAGGGGCTGGAAGCCTCGCTGCGTGGCAAGGGCGACGGCTATAATCTGTCGGTTTCCGGCTTCTACAACTGGTTCGATAACTTCATCTACGATCAGCAGACCGGCGAGCTGGAGGACGGCCTGCCCGTCTACCAGTTCATGCAGGCCGAGGCGCGCTATTACGGCTTCGAAGTCGATGCGTCCGCGCGTCTCGCGCAGTTCGGCGATTATGCGATCAATGTCGACGGTATTGCCGATTATGTGCACGCCACCATCGTCGATGTCGGCCCCGCGCCGCGCATTCCTCCGCTCCGCCTCCTCGGCGGCATCGAAGCGCAGTCTGACCGGCTGACCGGCCGCATCGAGGCTGAGTATAACGCAAAACAGACCCGCGTGGCCCCGATCGAGACGCCGACCGACGATTTCACGCTGGTCAACGCCTCGCTCGCCTTCCGTCCGTTCGACAGCAACCGCACACAACTCATTGTGTCGGCGAACAACATCTTCGACGTGACGGCCCGCCGTGCGGCGAGTTTCCTCAAAGACTATGCGCCGCTGGCTGGGCGTGATTTCCGGGTGAGCCTGCGTCTCTCGCTCTGA
- a CDS encoding translocation/assembly module TamB domain-containing protein produces MAEENEMEPGAPEGEPVEVTETVTEYDEPRAHRGRRRALKAAKWLGIIVAALILLVVAAIFALNTQPGRDFAVNKINNLELASGLDIHVDKIDGSLYGDMTLVGLTLRDPKGVFATSPRVRVDWSPFHFVTQNLLDIHALESPQVRLLRLPELIPSEDKSGPLLPGFDITVDKLKVDELILEQPIAGKRSIAALDGSVNIRNQVAKLALNARTLRKEGLAGGDRLMVNLDAAPEQNKLDIALDLSAPADGLVASYTNIAQPITAQLKGAGDWQRWNGRLLANLGGDRIAALDLAARNGTFRVRGDTNPGLIMTGPTQALLSPVTRIDLTTAVDNSRYDLKGTLSSENFALATTGVIDLGKNAFDGLKLDFLLNKPSTLAPNLNGRGIRANLVLDGDFRTPAVAYKLNAAALGFNDIVVERLSAEGSAKVDSNRILVPVNASAARITGLNATAGELLTNVRLNGDIAIDGPRILSDNLRIRSDRLQATALILANLETGLYTGALQGQLNNYRIDSVGIFNIRTDADLKANNQGGFTLGGKVRVQSTQIFNQSARDFLGGNTLVSTDFAFGSDGVARVRNLNIASPSFRLTGGSGSYSPDGQISFSGQGVSRQYGPLGLQLTGTLTNPTAVLTADRPGFGIGLANFRAQVKGSNAGYAVLAKGDTDYGPFDADLNVITGNALTIDIARANFAGIAFDGRVQQTAAGPFAGQLNANGSGINGVVRLASVSGVQQAVINARANNARLPGQNNVSIGRAIIDATVTLYAQPSVVADVQFANTSYGELDINAARAKVNYQGGNGQAQLYAEGRNGVPFRIGANADLRPDLWRVALDGRANGIDFKTKNPARIIPDKSGYQLQPVTVLLSSGSLQLAGQYGDGLKIQSRLNGVDLSIANTISPGLGLGGKANGSLDFSQPSGASFPSADARLSIDNFTRTSLSAVSTPVDINFVGKLLPDGGDARAVLRQGSTVIGRMVATLNPLPPGAGSWTTRLLAAPLGGGIRYNGPASTLFSFAAVPNQTLKGTIGLAADFAGRVQSPQLNGLVRANDLTYENEVYGTRLSQMKLAGSFSNDRFQLDTLRAVAGNGTVEGSGFVSLSSDKGFPLDLQLNLNDARLARSDNISSTATGNIRITNQPGSNAKIAGTIRLPQTRYRIIRQGGPEVPKLTGVRRMPPTGRKKVTGDPEPGAALPTVFDLAVTIKADDQIYISGMGLESEWATDLRITGTTANPVISGDVSLVRGTYGFAGNSFTLTEGLITFNGGQLTNPTIKIAASADVSGVTAILNVTGRAQNPQISFTSTPALPQDEIISRILFGSSVANLSAIQAVQLASSLNSLRGSGGGFNPLGELQAATGIDRLRILGADNNSGRGTALAAGKYLTDDVYIEIITDARGFTATQLEVTLTPALSVLSSFGNFGQSNVNVRYKKDY; encoded by the coding sequence ATGGCCGAGGAAAACGAGATGGAACCCGGAGCGCCCGAAGGCGAACCGGTCGAAGTGACCGAGACCGTCACCGAATATGATGAGCCGCGCGCCCATCGCGGACGCCGCCGAGCGCTGAAAGCTGCGAAATGGCTCGGCATCATCGTGGCCGCTCTCATCCTGCTGGTGGTGGCCGCTATTTTTGCGCTCAACACCCAGCCTGGCCGCGATTTTGCGGTGAACAAAATTAACAATCTTGAGCTCGCCTCCGGCCTCGATATCCATGTCGATAAGATCGACGGCTCGCTTTACGGCGATATGACGCTGGTCGGCCTGACGCTGCGCGATCCCAAGGGCGTGTTCGCCACTTCACCGCGCGTCCGTGTCGACTGGAGCCCGTTCCATTTCGTCACGCAAAACCTGCTCGACATCCACGCGCTGGAATCGCCGCAGGTCCGCCTGCTGCGTCTGCCAGAGCTTATTCCCTCCGAAGACAAAAGCGGCCCGCTGCTGCCGGGCTTCGACATCACGGTCGACAAGCTCAAGGTCGATGAGTTGATCCTGGAACAACCGATTGCCGGCAAGCGGAGTATCGCCGCGCTCGATGGTAGCGTGAATATCCGCAACCAGGTGGCCAAGCTTGCCCTGAACGCGCGGACGCTGCGCAAGGAAGGGCTTGCCGGCGGTGACCGATTGATGGTGAACCTCGACGCTGCGCCTGAACAGAACAAGCTGGATATCGCGCTCGATCTGAGCGCCCCGGCGGATGGTCTCGTCGCCAGCTATACCAATATCGCGCAGCCGATCACCGCGCAGCTGAAAGGTGCAGGCGATTGGCAGCGCTGGAATGGGCGTCTGCTTGCCAATCTGGGTGGAGACCGCATCGCGGCGCTGGACCTTGCCGCGCGAAACGGCACCTTCCGCGTGCGCGGCGATACCAATCCCGGCCTGATCATGACCGGGCCGACCCAGGCCCTGCTCTCCCCCGTCACGCGGATCGATCTGACAACCGCTGTCGATAACAGTCGCTACGATCTGAAGGGCACGCTGTCGTCCGAAAATTTTGCGCTTGCCACCACTGGCGTGATCGACCTTGGAAAGAACGCGTTCGACGGCCTCAAGCTTGATTTCCTGCTGAACAAACCTTCCACGCTGGCGCCCAATCTGAATGGCCGCGGCATTCGCGCCAATCTGGTGCTCGACGGCGATTTCCGGACGCCCGCCGTCGCCTACAAACTCAATGCCGCCGCGCTTGGCTTCAACGATATCGTGGTTGAGCGCCTCTCTGCCGAAGGCTCGGCAAAGGTGGACTCGAACCGCATTCTTGTGCCGGTCAATGCCAGTGCTGCGCGGATCACGGGGCTGAACGCCACGGCGGGTGAACTGCTCACCAATGTACGCCTGAACGGCGACATCGCGATTGATGGGCCGCGCATTCTCAGCGACAATCTGCGCATCCGGTCCGATCGTCTGCAGGCCACCGCGCTGATCCTCGCGAACCTGGAGACCGGACTCTACACCGGCGCGCTGCAGGGTCAGCTCAACAATTACCGGATCGACAGCGTCGGCATCTTCAACATCAGGACCGATGCCGATCTGAAGGCGAACAATCAGGGCGGCTTCACGCTGGGCGGCAAGGTCCGCGTGCAATCCACGCAGATCTTCAACCAGAGCGCGCGCGACTTCCTGGGCGGCAACACGCTGGTTTCCACCGATTTCGCCTTTGGCAGCGACGGCGTGGCGCGGGTACGCAACCTCAATATCGCCTCCCCGTCCTTCCGCCTGACCGGCGGATCGGGCAGCTATTCGCCCGACGGCCAGATCAGCTTCAGCGGTCAGGGTGTGTCCCGCCAATATGGTCCGCTGGGCCTCCAGCTTACCGGCACGCTCACCAACCCGACGGCCGTGCTGACCGCAGACCGCCCAGGTTTCGGTATCGGCCTCGCCAACTTCCGGGCACAGGTGAAGGGTAGCAATGCAGGCTATGCCGTGCTGGCCAAAGGTGACACCGATTACGGCCCGTTTGACGCAGACCTCAACGTCATCACCGGTAATGCGCTGACAATCGATATTGCCCGGGCAAACTTCGCGGGCATCGCCTTCGACGGGCGGGTGCAGCAGACCGCCGCGGGTCCGTTCGCGGGACAGCTCAACGCTAATGGATCGGGTATCAACGGCGTTGTACGGCTGGCATCGGTTTCCGGCGTCCAGCAGGCCGTCATCAATGCGCGCGCCAACAATGCCCGGCTGCCCGGCCAAAATAATGTGTCGATCGGCAGGGCGATCATCGATGCCACCGTCACGCTTTATGCCCAGCCATCGGTGGTCGCCGACGTGCAGTTTGCGAACACCAGTTATGGCGAACTGGATATTAACGCCGCGCGCGCCAAGGTGAACTATCAAGGCGGCAACGGACAGGCGCAGCTTTATGCCGAAGGGCGCAATGGCGTCCCGTTCCGGATTGGCGCCAATGCGGATCTGCGCCCCGATCTGTGGCGCGTTGCGCTGGACGGGCGCGCCAACGGCATCGATTTCAAAACGAAGAATCCGGCACGCATCATTCCGGACAAGAGTGGCTATCAGCTGCAGCCCGTCACCGTGCTCCTGTCGAGCGGATCGCTGCAACTCGCGGGTCAGTATGGCGACGGACTGAAGATCCAGAGCCGCCTCAACGGGGTGGACCTGTCTATTGCCAACACCATCAGCCCCGGCCTGGGTCTGGGCGGCAAAGCGAACGGCAGCCTTGATTTCAGCCAGCCTTCCGGTGCCAGCTTCCCCAGCGCCGATGCGCGGCTCAGCATCGACAATTTCACGCGCACCAGCCTGTCCGCGGTTTCCACACCGGTCGACATCAACTTCGTCGGCAAGCTGCTGCCCGATGGAGGCGATGCGCGCGCGGTGCTGCGGCAGGGTTCCACCGTGATCGGCCGCATGGTGGCCACGCTCAATCCGCTGCCCCCCGGTGCGGGCAGCTGGACCACGCGTCTGTTGGCTGCGCCACTTGGCGGAGGCATCCGCTATAATGGCCCTGCGAGCACGCTGTTCAGCTTCGCCGCGGTGCCGAACCAGACGCTTAAAGGCACGATCGGCCTCGCCGCCGATTTCGCAGGCCGGGTGCAGAGCCCGCAGCTCAACGGCCTCGTGCGCGCCAACGATCTTACTTATGAGAATGAGGTCTACGGCACGCGCCTCAGCCAGATGAAGCTGGCGGGCAGCTTCAGCAATGATCGCTTCCAGCTCGATACGCTTCGCGCGGTGGCCGGCAATGGCACCGTCGAAGGATCGGGCTTCGTCAGCCTGAGTTCGGATAAGGGTTTCCCGCTCGATCTGCAGCTGAACCTGAACGATGCCCGCTTGGCACGCAGCGACAATATCAGTTCGACTGCCACCGGTAATATCCGGATCACCAACCAGCCGGGATCGAACGCGAAGATCGCAGGCACCATCCGTCTGCCGCAGACACGGTATCGCATCATCCGCCAGGGCGGCCCTGAAGTGCCCAAGCTGACAGGTGTGCGCCGCATGCCGCCCACCGGCCGGAAGAAGGTAACCGGTGATCCGGAGCCCGGCGCCGCGCTGCCGACGGTGTTCGACCTGGCTGTCACGATCAAAGCGGACGACCAGATCTACATTTCCGGCATGGGGCTGGAGTCCGAATGGGCGACCGACCTGCGGATCACCGGTACTACCGCCAATCCGGTCATTTCAGGTGATGTGTCGCTTGTTCGCGGCACCTATGGCTTTGCCGGCAACAGCTTCACGCTGACCGAGGGCCTGATCACCTTCAATGGCGGCCAGCTTACCAATCCGACGATCAAGATAGCCGCCTCCGCCGATGTCAGCGGTGTCACCGCGATCTTGAACGTCACCGGCCGCGCGCAGAACCCGCAGATTTCCTTCACCTCGACGCCCGCTCTGCCGCAGGACGAGATTATCAGCCGCATTCTTTTCGGCAGTTCGGTTGCCAATCTCTCGGCCATTCAGGCGGTTCAGCTCGCTTCTTCGCTTAACAGCCTGCGCGGCAGCGGGGGCGGGTTCAATCCGCTGGGTGAGCTTCAGGCGGCAACCGGCATCGATCGCCTGCGCATCCTTGGCGCGGACAACAATTCAGGCCGCGGTACCGCGCTGGCGGCAGGCAAATATCTGACGGACGATGTCTATATCGAGATCATCACTGATGCGCGTGGCTTCACCGCGACGCAGCTGGAAGTGACGCTCACCCCCGCCCTCTCGGTGCTGAGCAGCTTCGGCAATTTCGGCCAGTCCAATGTCAACGTGCGCTACAAGAAGGACTATTGA
- a CDS encoding acyl-CoA dehydrogenase family protein: MTQFDLTEEQRAIQEMARKFTADEITPHAGKWDEEHIFPRETIVKAAELGFASIYVSEESGGIGLGRLDAALIMEAMAYGCPSTSAFISIHNMASWMIDAFGSQTVKDKYLPSLVTMDKIASYCLTEPGSGSDAAALKTTARLDGNHYVLNGSKQFISGGGENEVYVCMVRTGDAGPKGISCLVVEKDMEGVSFGAPEKKLGWHSQPTAQVMFDDVRVPVENLVGAEGQGFSIAMQGLDGGRLNIGACSLGGAQRCLDEAIAYTKDRQQFGKPVAEFQNTQFMLADMATDLEAARALLYLAAAKVTEGAPDKTRFAAMAKRLSTDSGSKIVNDALQLFGGYGYLMDYPIERFWRDLRVHSILEGTNQIMRLIVSRDLLRQ; this comes from the coding sequence ATGACCCAATTCGATCTGACTGAAGAGCAGCGCGCCATCCAGGAGATGGCGCGCAAATTCACCGCCGACGAAATTACGCCCCATGCGGGCAAGTGGGACGAAGAGCATATCTTCCCGCGCGAGACGATCGTGAAGGCGGCCGAGCTCGGCTTCGCCTCGATCTACGTCTCCGAAGAATCGGGCGGCATCGGCCTCGGCCGGCTGGACGCGGCCCTGATTATGGAGGCGATGGCCTATGGCTGCCCTTCCACCAGCGCGTTCATCTCGATCCACAATATGGCGAGCTGGATGATCGATGCGTTCGGCAGCCAGACGGTGAAGGACAAATATCTCCCTTCGCTCGTCACGATGGACAAGATCGCCAGCTATTGCCTCACCGAGCCCGGCTCCGGTTCGGACGCCGCGGCGTTGAAGACCACGGCACGGCTGGACGGCAATCATTATGTGTTGAACGGCTCCAAGCAGTTCATCTCGGGCGGCGGCGAGAACGAGGTTTATGTCTGCATGGTCCGCACCGGCGATGCGGGCCCCAAGGGCATCAGCTGCCTCGTGGTCGAGAAAGACATGGAAGGCGTCAGCTTCGGCGCGCCGGAAAAGAAACTCGGCTGGCATTCGCAGCCCACCGCGCAGGTGATGTTCGACGATGTCCGCGTGCCGGTGGAAAACCTCGTCGGCGCAGAGGGCCAAGGCTTTTCGATCGCAATGCAGGGCCTCGACGGCGGCCGCCTGAATATCGGCGCCTGCTCGCTCGGCGGGGCGCAGCGCTGCCTGGATGAGGCGATCGCCTATACCAAGGATCGCCAGCAGTTCGGAAAGCCCGTCGCAGAATTCCAGAACACCCAGTTCATGCTCGCCGATATGGCGACCGATCTGGAAGCCGCGCGTGCGCTGCTTTACCTCGCCGCCGCCAAGGTGACCGAGGGTGCGCCGGACAAGACCCGCTTCGCCGCCATGGCCAAGCGTCTCTCCACAGACAGCGGCTCGAAGATCGTCAACGACGCGCTGCAGCTGTTCGGTGGCTACGGTTATCTGATGGACTATCCGATCGAGCGTTTTTGGCGCGACCTGCGCGTGCACTCGATCCTGGAAGGCACCAACCAGATCATGCGGCTGATCGTCTCGCGCGATCTGCTGCGACAGTAA
- a CDS encoding MarR family winged helix-turn-helix transcriptional regulator, which produces MSTEDQSGDAAADELRLDQFLPYRLSLASNLVSETIAATYRSHFGLTIPEWRIVAVIAEGEGMTQRDIVHRTRMDKVTVSRAAKVLVGRGLVARQVREEDRRSHALVLTDQGKELHRRIGAQARAMERAIFGRFEAEELAAFEAMLRRIDAAALEVLEGKG; this is translated from the coding sequence ATGAGCACCGAAGATCAATCCGGGGACGCTGCGGCGGACGAATTGCGGCTGGACCAGTTCCTGCCCTATCGGCTGTCGCTTGCGTCCAATCTCGTCAGTGAAACGATCGCTGCGACCTATCGATCCCATTTCGGGCTGACGATACCGGAATGGCGGATCGTGGCGGTGATTGCCGAAGGCGAGGGGATGACCCAACGTGACATCGTCCACCGCACGCGCATGGACAAAGTGACGGTCAGCCGAGCTGCCAAAGTGCTGGTAGGCCGCGGGCTAGTGGCGCGGCAGGTTCGTGAGGAGGACAGGCGCAGTCACGCACTGGTACTGACCGATCAGGGTAAAGAACTGCACCGGCGAATCGGGGCACAGGCGCGCGCGATGGAGCGCGCCATCTTCGGCCGGTTCGAAGCGGAGGAACTGGCGGCGTTCGAAGCGATGCTGCGCCGGATCGATGCCGCGGCGCTGGAGGTGCTGGAAGGGAAGGGGTGA
- a CDS encoding enoyl-CoA hydratase/isomerase family protein — MTDQLIIRTEGFAGRISLNRPAAIHALTTEMCFGMTEALKAWEHDDAVQAILIDHSEGRGFCAGGDIRMLAESGAKDGKDAREFFWNEYRLNHQLFTYDKPVVAFMDGITMGGGVGISQPARFRVATENTRFAMPETGIGLFPDVGGGWYLPRLEGRVGQFLALTGARIDGAECLALGLATHYLPAEKLEEAKERIAERPGRIAGILGDLSVTAPDARITANIDKINRLFASDRYEDILEALEKDDSDWAQKERDTLGTKSPQTCKVALRQLKEGAEMPDFASQMKQEYAIGAHVVGRHDFLEGVRALIIDKDNHPKWDPPTPEGVTDAIIDEIFAPMPAGEEWHPLED, encoded by the coding sequence ATGACCGACCAACTCATCATCCGCACCGAGGGGTTCGCAGGCCGCATCAGCCTGAACCGCCCGGCCGCGATCCATGCGCTCACCACCGAAATGTGCTTTGGTATGACCGAGGCCCTCAAGGCTTGGGAACATGACGACGCCGTCCAGGCGATCCTCATTGACCACAGCGAAGGCCGCGGCTTTTGCGCGGGTGGTGACATCCGCATGCTCGCGGAAAGCGGTGCTAAAGACGGCAAGGATGCACGCGAGTTCTTCTGGAACGAGTATCGCCTGAACCACCAGCTGTTTACCTATGACAAGCCCGTGGTTGCGTTCATGGACGGCATCACCATGGGCGGCGGCGTGGGTATTTCGCAGCCTGCGCGCTTTCGCGTGGCAACCGAGAACACCCGTTTCGCCATGCCTGAAACCGGCATCGGCCTTTTCCCGGACGTGGGCGGCGGCTGGTATCTGCCGCGCCTGGAAGGCCGCGTCGGCCAATTTCTCGCGCTCACCGGCGCGCGCATCGATGGCGCGGAATGCCTCGCGCTCGGCCTCGCCACCCATTATCTGCCTGCCGAAAAGCTGGAAGAAGCCAAGGAGCGCATTGCCGAGCGGCCGGGCCGCATCGCCGGAATTCTTGGCGATCTTTCGGTCACCGCGCCGGACGCGCGCATCACTGCGAACATCGACAAGATCAATCGCCTGTTCGCCAGCGATCGCTATGAAGATATCCTCGAGGCGCTGGAAAAAGACGACAGCGATTGGGCGCAGAAGGAACGCGATACACTCGGCACCAAGAGCCCCCAGACTTGTAAGGTAGCGCTGCGCCAGCTGAAGGAAGGCGCCGAGATGCCCGACTTCGCCAGCCAGATGAAACAGGAATATGCCATCGGTGCGCATGTCGTCGGGCGGCACGATTTTCTGGAAGGCGTGCGCGCGCTGATCATCGACAAAGACAATCACCCGAAATGGGATCCGCCAACGCCCGAAGGCGTCACCGATGCTATCATCGACGAGATTTTCGCGCCCATGCCTGCGGGCGAGGAATGGCACCCGCTGGAAGACTGA
- a CDS encoding enoyl-CoA hydratase-related protein → MTYETITTETRDAVTLITLNRPKALNALNTQVLEELIDAFSAYQSDDSQRCAVLTGSGEKAFAAGADIKEMADKPSAEFYSQDFFAKWTSHIVKAVRKPWIAAVNGFALGGGCELAMMADFILASDSAKFGQPEIKLGVAPGMGGSQRLTRAVGKSKAMEMCLTGRMMDAEEAERAGLVARVIPAADLMDEAMKSAATIAAMPPLAAMVNKEMVNAAYETTLDQGLLHERRLFQILTATEDKVEGMKAFIEKRDGNWKGR, encoded by the coding sequence ATGACCTACGAAACCATCACGACCGAAACCCGCGATGCGGTAACGTTGATCACGCTCAACCGCCCCAAGGCGCTGAATGCGCTCAACACGCAGGTGCTGGAGGAGCTGATCGACGCTTTCTCCGCCTATCAGTCGGACGACAGCCAGCGCTGCGCGGTGCTGACGGGGTCGGGCGAAAAGGCCTTTGCCGCCGGTGCGGATATCAAGGAAATGGCCGACAAGCCGAGCGCAGAATTCTACTCGCAGGACTTCTTCGCCAAGTGGACCAGCCACATTGTGAAGGCGGTGCGCAAGCCCTGGATCGCTGCGGTAAACGGGTTCGCGCTCGGCGGCGGGTGCGAGCTTGCCATGATGGCGGATTTCATTCTGGCGAGCGACAGCGCGAAATTCGGCCAGCCCGAAATCAAGCTGGGTGTTGCGCCCGGCATGGGCGGATCGCAGCGCCTTACCCGTGCGGTCGGCAAGTCGAAGGCGATGGAAATGTGCCTGACGGGCCGCATGATGGACGCCGAAGAGGCCGAGCGCGCCGGCCTTGTCGCCCGCGTGATCCCCGCCGCTGACCTGATGGACGAGGCGATGAAAAGCGCTGCGACGATCGCCGCCATGCCCCCGCTCGCCGCGATGGTGAACAAGGAGATGGTGAACGCGGCCTATGAAACCACGCTCGACCAGGGCCTGCTGCACGAACGCCGCCTGTTCCAGATCCTCACCGCCACCGAAGACAAGGTGGAAGGGATGAAGGCGTTCATCGAGAAGCGCGACGGAAACTGGAAGGGCCGGTAA